The Dethiosulfovibrio peptidovorans DSM 11002 genome has a window encoding:
- the purM gene encoding phosphoribosylformylglycinamidine cyclo-ligase, which yields MKNWTYEESGVTIDGGNRWVKRIGELMSQRPKDPNVVGGIGGFSGLYDMGGGSLLAACCDGVGTKLEIAEAAGKLKGLGQDLVAMSVNDLITCGARPILFLDYLACGKLDSDRLIPVVEGVMDACLESGCALLGGETAEMPGVYPPNGFDLAGFAVGTVDREDLIDGSCVERGDLMIGLASSGIHSNGYSLVRKALEKELAASLHEKIDQLGETLSDALLKPTRLYPRPVLSALKTGKIKAMAHITGGGLEENIERALPKGMLPEIDFDSWNRPAIFDYISNRGVDESEMRRVFNLGIGYTLVVAPENRDEVTEKLREKGETPVVFGTVA from the coding sequence ATGAAGAACTGGACATATGAGGAATCGGGAGTCACCATAGACGGAGGCAACCGCTGGGTCAAGCGGATAGGCGAGCTCATGTCCCAAAGACCTAAGGACCCTAACGTAGTAGGTGGAATAGGCGGCTTCAGCGGCCTCTACGACATGGGCGGAGGCTCTCTTCTGGCCGCCTGCTGCGACGGTGTCGGCACCAAGCTGGAGATAGCCGAGGCCGCAGGAAAACTCAAAGGACTGGGCCAGGACCTGGTGGCGATGAGCGTAAACGACCTGATAACCTGCGGAGCCAGACCTATACTCTTCCTCGACTACCTGGCCTGCGGCAAGCTGGACTCGGACAGACTCATCCCCGTAGTGGAGGGCGTCATGGACGCCTGTCTCGAGTCGGGATGCGCCCTTCTCGGAGGCGAGACCGCCGAGATGCCCGGGGTCTACCCTCCCAACGGATTCGACCTGGCAGGCTTCGCCGTGGGAACTGTGGACAGAGAGGACCTTATAGACGGATCATGCGTCGAAAGAGGCGACCTCATGATAGGCCTAGCAAGCTCGGGCATACACAGCAACGGCTACTCTCTGGTCAGAAAGGCACTGGAGAAGGAGCTCGCCGCCTCACTTCACGAAAAGATCGATCAACTGGGGGAGACCCTCTCTGACGCCCTGCTCAAGCCCACCAGGCTCTATCCCCGCCCGGTTCTCTCGGCTCTAAAGACCGGGAAGATAAAGGCGATGGCCCATATCACCGGAGGGGGTCTGGAGGAAAACATAGAGAGAGCCCTTCCGAAGGGAATGCTCCCCGAGATAGACTTCGACTCCTGGAACAGACCGGCCATATTCGACTACATCTCGAACAGAGGCGTGGACGAATCGGAGATGCGCAGGGTCTTCAACCTCGGAATAGGATACACCCTGGTGGTTGCCCCGGAAAACCGCGACGAGGTTACGGAAAAACTGAGGGAAAAAGGGGAGACCCCGGTGGTCTTCGGTACGGTGGCATGA
- the purN gene encoding phosphoribosylglycinamide formyltransferase, whose translation MTSIGLLISGRGSNMDAILDRVESGDLKANVSFVASDRPGAPGLEKAAARGVETELLPYQNSKEAAEEHLHRLWRRHDLDWLVLAGFMRILSPGFVSSHTGRIVNIHPALLPSFPGAHGIEDAWNYGVKVTGVTVHLVDELVDHGTILSQMPVRVKPDDNMETLERRIHRAEHRLYWRTLEKLFSGIIHTGKDDSR comes from the coding sequence ATGACCTCCATAGGACTGCTGATATCCGGCAGAGGCTCCAACATGGACGCCATCCTGGACCGGGTGGAATCGGGAGATCTGAAGGCCAACGTGTCCTTCGTGGCGTCGGACCGTCCCGGAGCCCCCGGCCTGGAGAAGGCGGCCGCCAGAGGAGTAGAGACCGAGTTACTGCCCTACCAAAACAGCAAAGAGGCGGCGGAGGAACATCTCCACCGCCTTTGGCGTCGTCACGACCTGGACTGGCTCGTACTGGCCGGCTTCATGAGAATACTCTCGCCGGGCTTTGTATCCTCCCACACCGGAAGGATCGTGAACATCCACCCCGCCCTGCTCCCCTCCTTTCCCGGAGCCCACGGTATAGAGGACGCCTGGAACTACGGTGTAAAGGTGACGGGGGTAACGGTCCACCTGGTGGACGAACTGGTGGACCACGGAACCATCCTGTCCCAGATGCCGGTAAGGGTGAAACCGGACGATAACATGGAAACCCTGGAAAGAAGGATCCACCGAGCGGAACACAGACTATACTGGAGAACCCTGGAGAAACTCTTCTCCGGGATAATTCACACAGGAAAGGACGATTCCAGATGA
- the purH gene encoding bifunctional phosphoribosylaminoimidazolecarboxamide formyltransferase/IMP cyclohydrolase: protein MKRRALISVYDKTGVVQFAKALSERGWEIVSSSGTAKAIEEGGVEVVEVADLTGVPHMLGGRVKTLHPAISGGILARRELESDMADVDTHRIPLIDMVVCTLYPFEETVRSGGGLDELIEKIDIGGVTLLRAAAKNYRHVTVISDIADYDSIIEELDKEGDISVSTRQSLALKAFALTSGYDSAITAGLSSELGRDMEEQEEIPSDLPLNLKLAQPLRYGENPHQTAGLYLPSLSELPWKQLAGKPLSYNNILDLDGALRGMAMMQKDVGAVVLKHTTPCGMAVADTVGDAYDRAFECDSLSAYGGVVGVTRTVDLDSAKRIGEHFTEIVAAPDFDEKAVEYLEKRRPSLRLIKWNGGRVMPWQITGTWSGLLAQKDQLPPLPSPDSGEWIGPKRLDLWEDMLLAWKVACLSKSNAVAMVKDGAAVGIGMGFCSRVFAVEFAASQAGDKAKGAVMASDAFFPFADGLEKAAEAGIVAIIQPGGSVRDDEVKARAEELGISMFLSGWRTFRH, encoded by the coding sequence ATGAAGAGAAGAGCCCTCATATCGGTCTACGACAAGACCGGCGTGGTCCAGTTCGCCAAGGCGCTATCCGAGCGAGGTTGGGAGATAGTCTCCAGCTCGGGAACCGCAAAGGCCATTGAGGAAGGCGGAGTCGAGGTCGTGGAGGTAGCCGACCTGACCGGAGTGCCCCACATGCTGGGAGGACGGGTGAAGACCCTGCACCCGGCCATATCGGGAGGCATACTGGCCAGACGGGAGCTCGAAAGCGACATGGCCGACGTCGACACCCACAGAATCCCCCTGATAGACATGGTGGTCTGCACCCTCTACCCCTTCGAGGAAACGGTCCGATCCGGCGGAGGGCTGGACGAACTCATAGAGAAGATAGACATAGGCGGGGTAACCCTTTTGAGAGCCGCGGCCAAGAACTACCGTCACGTAACGGTGATATCGGATATAGCCGACTACGACTCCATAATAGAGGAACTGGACAAAGAGGGAGATATATCCGTATCCACCAGACAGTCTCTGGCCCTCAAGGCCTTCGCCCTCACATCGGGATACGACTCGGCCATAACCGCCGGTCTGTCCTCCGAACTGGGCAGGGATATGGAGGAACAGGAAGAGATACCCTCGGACCTGCCCCTCAACCTGAAACTGGCTCAGCCTCTGAGATACGGTGAAAACCCCCATCAGACCGCCGGACTCTATCTGCCATCCCTCTCCGAACTGCCATGGAAACAGCTGGCAGGCAAGCCCCTTTCCTACAACAACATACTCGACCTGGACGGAGCCCTAAGAGGAATGGCCATGATGCAAAAGGACGTCGGAGCGGTAGTGTTGAAGCACACCACCCCCTGCGGCATGGCGGTGGCGGACACGGTAGGAGACGCCTACGACAGGGCTTTCGAATGCGACTCTCTTTCGGCCTACGGCGGGGTCGTAGGGGTTACCAGGACGGTCGACCTCGACTCGGCCAAGAGGATAGGCGAACATTTCACGGAGATAGTCGCCGCCCCGGACTTCGACGAAAAAGCGGTCGAATACCTGGAGAAACGCCGCCCCTCACTAAGACTCATAAAGTGGAACGGAGGCCGGGTAATGCCCTGGCAGATCACCGGAACCTGGAGCGGACTGCTGGCACAGAAAGACCAGCTTCCTCCTCTGCCCTCCCCCGACTCGGGCGAGTGGATCGGCCCTAAAAGACTCGACCTCTGGGAGGACATGCTTCTGGCCTGGAAGGTAGCCTGTCTGTCCAAGAGCAACGCAGTCGCCATGGTCAAAGACGGAGCGGCGGTCGGCATAGGTATGGGATTTTGCAGCAGGGTCTTCGCCGTCGAGTTCGCCGCCTCCCAGGCGGGAGATAAGGCCAAAGGAGCTGTTATGGCCTCCGACGCATTCTTCCCCTTCGCAGACGGACTGGAAAAGGCGGCGGAAGCCGGAATAGTGGCGATAATCCAGCCCGGCGGCTCCGTCAGAGACGACGAGGTCAAGGCCAGAGCCGAGGAACTTGGCATATCCATGTTTCTCAGCGGCTGGCGGACCTTCAGGCACTGA
- the purD gene encoding phosphoribosylamine--glycine ligase: protein MKVLVLGGGGREHAIAWALAKSPLCDELHALPGNPGIAGIATCHEGDPCDGKSVVKLAEDLSINLVVVGPEAPLVSGVSDELRRAGIPVFGPGKAGAMLEASKAYSKEFMARHGIPTAPFKICRSMDEAREALEERKPPYIVKADGLAAGKGVFISDDLSQALDSCEELLDGSLDEAGKTLVVENGLTGREVSVMIITDGETWRLLHTSQDHKRAFDGDRGPNTGGMGAYAPVPWVDPEMTKKIEQEIVEKTLSGLKKDDIDYRGVIYAGLMVSPEGRIDLLEYNVRLGDPETQALLPLFDGDWLEACLRCAQGKLSEAKWSLKDLYSVNLVIASEGYPGSYEKGYPIEGLDDEEEGVTVFQAGTALKNGKTVTAGGRVLSVVGTGDSHDEARKRAYGKAEKIKFQGAFYRKDIAANTERPREEDR from the coding sequence ATGAAGGTACTCGTACTCGGCGGAGGCGGCAGGGAACACGCCATAGCCTGGGCCCTGGCTAAATCGCCCCTCTGCGACGAACTGCACGCCCTGCCGGGCAATCCGGGGATCGCCGGGATAGCCACCTGTCACGAAGGGGACCCCTGCGACGGGAAATCGGTCGTAAAGCTAGCCGAGGACCTCTCGATAAACCTGGTGGTGGTGGGCCCGGAGGCTCCTTTGGTATCAGGAGTCTCCGACGAACTTCGCAGGGCCGGTATTCCGGTGTTCGGTCCGGGAAAGGCCGGAGCCATGCTGGAGGCCAGCAAGGCCTACTCCAAGGAATTCATGGCCAGACACGGCATACCCACCGCCCCGTTCAAAATATGCCGCAGCATGGACGAGGCGAGAGAGGCCCTGGAGGAAAGAAAGCCCCCCTACATAGTGAAGGCCGACGGCCTTGCGGCGGGAAAGGGAGTCTTCATCTCCGACGACCTATCCCAGGCGCTGGACTCCTGCGAAGAGCTCCTGGACGGATCGCTGGACGAGGCCGGAAAGACCCTCGTGGTGGAAAACGGCCTTACGGGGCGGGAGGTCTCTGTGATGATAATCACCGACGGAGAGACATGGAGACTCCTCCACACCAGCCAGGACCATAAAAGGGCCTTCGACGGTGACAGAGGCCCCAACACCGGAGGGATGGGAGCCTACGCTCCGGTTCCATGGGTGGACCCGGAGATGACTAAAAAGATAGAGCAAGAGATCGTGGAAAAAACCCTGTCGGGACTGAAGAAAGACGACATAGACTACCGTGGCGTCATATATGCGGGGCTGATGGTCTCTCCGGAGGGCAGGATCGACCTGCTGGAGTATAACGTCAGGCTGGGAGACCCGGAGACCCAGGCGCTGCTTCCCCTCTTCGACGGCGACTGGCTGGAAGCCTGTCTTCGATGCGCCCAGGGAAAGCTCTCGGAAGCCAAGTGGTCTCTCAAGGACCTGTACTCGGTCAACCTGGTCATAGCCTCGGAAGGATACCCGGGCAGCTACGAAAAGGGATATCCCATAGAGGGACTGGACGACGAAGAGGAAGGAGTTACCGTCTTCCAGGCGGGAACGGCGCTTAAAAACGGCAAGACGGTTACGGCGGGAGGAAGGGTGCTTTCCGTGGTGGGCACAGGAGATTCCCACGACGAGGCCAGAAAAAGGGCCTACGGAAAAGCCGAAAAAATAAAATTCCAGGGAGCTTTCTACCGAAAGGACATAGCGGCAAACACGGAGAGGCCGAGGGAGGAAGACAGATGA
- the purE gene encoding 5-(carboxyamino)imidazole ribonucleotide mutase gives MTKAKIGIVLGSASDKAIAKKAGDMLDKLQIPYEVTVASAHRTPEDAAAYAANGEKRGLMAIIAVAGLSAALPGVLAAHTALPVIGVPVSAGTVGGLDALYSVAQMPPGVPVASVGIDGGANAALLAARIVALLDENVRQNLEDLRVEQAEKVRKSRSTLELPEAPEEAFK, from the coding sequence ATGACCAAGGCAAAGATAGGCATAGTTCTGGGATCGGCAAGCGACAAAGCGATCGCCAAAAAAGCGGGAGACATGCTGGACAAGCTCCAGATCCCCTACGAGGTGACGGTGGCCTCCGCCCACAGAACCCCGGAGGACGCTGCGGCCTACGCCGCCAACGGAGAGAAACGAGGGCTGATGGCCATAATAGCCGTGGCGGGACTCTCCGCCGCTCTTCCCGGCGTGCTGGCCGCCCACACCGCCCTGCCGGTCATAGGGGTTCCGGTTTCCGCCGGAACCGTAGGAGGGCTGGACGCCCTCTACTCGGTGGCCCAGATGCCTCCGGGCGTTCCCGTGGCGTCGGTAGGGATAGACGGAGGGGCCAACGCCGCCCTCCTGGCAGCCAGGATAGTGGCCCTTCTGGACGAAAATGTGAGACAGAACCTGGAGGACCTCCGAGTGGAACAGGCCGAAAAGGTCCGCAAATCCAGATCGACCCTGGAGCTTCCGGAGGCACCGGAGGAAGCGTTTAAATAG
- a CDS encoding type II toxin-antitoxin system HicB family antitoxin — protein sequence MQDRYNFPAVFHYNSDGRIGIYFPDLPGCVSQATSDEEGIKKATEALELHIFGMEEDGDSIPDPSRLSDIDLEPGERTVMISAIMPLVRDAMESKAIKKTLTLPYWLNRAAEAKGVNFSALLQNAIRENLGIQDERRY from the coding sequence ATGCAGGACAGATACAACTTCCCGGCGGTGTTCCACTATAACTCCGACGGTCGTATCGGAATATACTTCCCCGATCTTCCCGGATGCGTCAGCCAGGCGACCTCCGACGAAGAGGGGATAAAAAAGGCCACCGAAGCCCTTGAGCTTCACATCTTCGGGATGGAGGAGGACGGAGACTCTATCCCCGATCCATCCCGTCTATCCGATATCGATCTTGAACCAGGTGAAAGAACGGTGATGATCTCGGCCATAATGCCTCTGGTCAGAGATGCTATGGAGAGCAAGGCGATAAAAAAGACATTAACCCTGCCCTATTGGCTAAACCGTGCCGCTGAGGCTAAGGGAGTCAATTTCTCCGCTCTTCTCCAGAATGCTATAAGGGAAAACTTGGGTATTCAGGATGAAAGAAGATACTAA
- the pglZ gene encoding BREX-3 system phosphatase PglZ, which translates to MSSWRSTILENFVPNVAKLTLVSDPDCLLTEEKLAMGLRDRGFDLIEFNDPMEFRYAYESKYRSIWDWGEYTDLVVVLRLQNAELESLPYDLLQAGRKLSFNLGDLFPNLSYPVIEKLDRGLLDLLYEAQRKSPPDRMGDNTTKDFILRHVFGVAPELISTEVELLRFLLRLHYGNLAIPSMLADRLVDVFESSGSFKGWSLSQIIPDAEQFFVFIQERWPIFLENLNQANQVKEDSEAYGLKFQGPVILPFDHQDIRVYIDNLFVEGKLTPVDLPGMDIAKDSWVLSGISAAKSDGEGLRLSRLFEIVDAADLSMDSRYTDWIAFAMKWAEISALIHTTSNARYKKRYSETGQKLNGLFADWLEAHYASLTNLPPSTPAMLHHVPRHLARSIEDQTSKKVVLVVIDGLSLDQWVTVRNIIQKQNSDLVLRESATFAWIPTLTSVSRQAIFSGKPPIYFPSSINSTNSEEKLWKQFWQGHDVSKLDIVYKRSLGDGDAEATMDSLINPAQTKVVGLVIDKVDKIMHGMQLGAAGMHNQIDQWCRGEYLISLLNYLSNHNYEVWITSDHGNVESIGKGRPTEGSIAESRGERVRIYPTPELRSQVSSRFPFAREWPPSGLPDDYFPLVATGNDAFVNEGDSIVGHGGVAIEEVIVPLIKVERRTQ; encoded by the coding sequence GTGAGTAGCTGGCGAAGCACCATCCTTGAAAATTTTGTACCGAATGTCGCCAAACTGACGCTGGTATCTGATCCTGATTGCCTGCTGACCGAGGAAAAACTGGCAATGGGGCTGCGAGACCGTGGGTTTGATCTCATCGAGTTTAATGACCCCATGGAGTTCAGATATGCCTATGAGTCGAAATATCGATCCATTTGGGACTGGGGCGAATATACCGATTTGGTTGTGGTCCTTCGCTTGCAGAATGCTGAGCTGGAATCGCTGCCTTACGACCTGCTCCAGGCTGGCCGCAAACTGTCGTTCAACCTGGGTGACCTCTTCCCCAATCTGAGCTATCCGGTCATTGAGAAACTCGACCGGGGCTTGCTGGACTTGCTTTATGAAGCCCAGCGCAAGTCGCCACCGGATCGCATGGGCGACAACACCACCAAGGATTTTATCCTTCGACATGTATTTGGTGTGGCACCAGAACTCATATCAACAGAGGTTGAGCTTCTCCGCTTTTTGTTGCGGTTACACTACGGGAATTTGGCAATACCATCGATGCTGGCAGATAGGTTGGTTGATGTATTTGAAAGCAGTGGAAGTTTTAAAGGCTGGAGTCTGTCTCAGATCATTCCAGATGCAGAGCAGTTCTTTGTATTCATACAGGAACGCTGGCCAATATTCCTTGAAAACCTGAATCAAGCAAATCAGGTCAAAGAAGATTCTGAAGCCTACGGCTTAAAGTTCCAAGGGCCTGTGATACTTCCTTTCGACCATCAGGATATTAGGGTTTATATCGATAATTTATTTGTTGAGGGTAAACTTACACCGGTCGACTTGCCCGGCATGGATATAGCGAAAGATTCGTGGGTTTTAAGCGGTATTTCAGCAGCCAAATCAGATGGCGAGGGTCTCAGGCTTTCCCGACTGTTTGAGATTGTTGATGCAGCAGATTTATCGATGGATTCGAGATACACTGACTGGATTGCGTTCGCCATGAAATGGGCGGAGATCTCGGCGCTTATACATACGACAAGCAATGCCCGTTATAAGAAGCGTTATAGTGAAACAGGTCAAAAGCTGAACGGGCTCTTTGCCGACTGGCTGGAAGCTCATTATGCCAGCCTGACAAACCTGCCACCTTCAACTCCGGCAATGTTGCACCATGTGCCGCGACACCTGGCTCGATCCATTGAAGATCAAACGAGTAAAAAGGTCGTATTGGTGGTAATAGATGGCCTTTCGCTGGATCAGTGGGTAACGGTTCGAAACATAATCCAGAAGCAAAACAGTGATCTGGTCCTGCGCGAGTCGGCAACGTTCGCGTGGATACCAACGCTTACGTCCGTTTCACGACAAGCCATATTTTCAGGTAAGCCGCCGATCTATTTTCCATCTTCCATTAACTCAACAAACAGCGAAGAGAAGCTGTGGAAACAGTTTTGGCAAGGCCATGACGTTTCGAAGCTGGATATCGTTTATAAACGCAGTCTCGGAGATGGTGATGCCGAGGCCACAATGGATAGTTTGATTAATCCGGCACAAACCAAGGTTGTCGGTTTGGTGATAGATAAAGTGGATAAAATCATGCATGGGATGCAGCTCGGAGCCGCAGGCATGCATAACCAGATAGATCAATGGTGTCGAGGTGAATACCTAATTTCTCTCCTTAATTACCTGAGCAACCATAACTATGAAGTCTGGATAACCTCAGACCATGGCAACGTAGAATCGATCGGCAAGGGAAGACCAACAGAAGGTTCTATTGCGGAGAGTCGTGGAGAAAGGGTTCGCATATATCCGACACCGGAGCTGCGCTCACAGGTCTCTTCTAGGTTTCCCTTTGCGCGTGAATGGCCGCCGTCGGGGCTGCCTGACGATTATTTCCCATTAGTTGCTACCGGAAATGATGCATTTGTTAATGAGGGTGACTCAATTGTCGGCCATGGAGGTGTTGCTATCGAAGAAGTTATTGTGCCTCTGATCAAAGTAGAAAGGAGGACACAATAG